The following proteins are encoded in a genomic region of Salminus brasiliensis chromosome 17, fSalBra1.hap2, whole genome shotgun sequence:
- the pla2r1 gene encoding secretory phospholipase A2 receptor codes for MRGRRVSVRPRSEGVIFALCTALLMNSYTRAAPQDEEVLDTSQLAELYNKGVFLLESVSQQRCLHANSSGLSLTSCDRPTASLLWKWVSHYRLFNLGTSQCLGLNTTIRQQAEVGIYECDFPLYTMWWRCRGNVLYGASQNKLATMGTKVVVKKVSLHEWRIHGAAGEAPCAYPYEEIHTLLGNVHGRPCVMPFQYNNKWYWDCTSEGREDQHLWCATTSRYDQDEKWGFCPTAVSGCGQLWESNANLKACYQFNLYSLLTWSQALISCQSQGGSLLSITHAAEHSYIRERLADMGVMVWTGLNHLADAGGWRWADGSPLALLQYISDMASTAVQQGHLCGVFNSGLGQGHWQSLSCDSALPYICKKTLTESRRVEPLENWQYKQTICPDGWFDHNGFCYHYVNETSSWDNSSSTCKALGAHLTSIHSLSELEMLLALISNASDPKVWIGMSIEADFPAVEWSDRSAVTFTSWHWQEPSRHLGDRRLCATANRKNGNWQLEECQKKHPAVCRTSGLVALHPAGEWDEGCPEGWKRKGHFCYKVADQEQTFEDAAKGYYCKSPLVNIGDRFEQAFLNSLISAKNKSASQFYWTALQDRNRSGEYRWLTQNGSTTAPTYTNWNQFQPASRGGCVVMKGGQSLGHWEVKNCDTHKALAVCKQSVSSYHDALMPVSHVDMFAPCKEGWESGPGLLDCYKVFHNEKILMGRSWSEAEFFCRALGADLASFSHYEDEAFVKRLLTKMFQSTEGRWFWVGFTKRDPQSAGAWEWSDGTPVVTSFIDDKNEEVGGKDCAVYSDLINTLTPRPCDAKYEWICKVPRGVELTKPYWYNNQNEPWVFYRGAEYLPASQPFPWDSVSFACKMLGADLLSIHSKDELTFVKERISKVSHASAEWWIGLSAGVGHEGYSWTDGTALDYENWKFGIPITEDGKKCISMSSLTGEWSTGLCADLHGYVCKRRTVSVMEIPREPHFIGACPENWFYFGHKCLLLHLPTRPEEGKSWKDAQSICSNFQGTLVAIENEIEQAYVTMLLHGESMGVWIGLRDADTMKWASGKSVTYTNWSPVEPKSSLSEDWMNTASVGNEPLCTVLSNNHNFHFTGKWYDEKCTQSGYGFICQKQQDKTKRPSQSYHDPASLDVSQYRNRSYRVVHGNLNWYEALSACLEKKAELVSITDPFHQAYLTVLVNRLGGAYWIGLYSEDDGINYQWSDRSDTVFTHWDSAEDDDSDDDFVLGNCVYMNVTGAWRRADCDMSLKGALCYIPPLKSSAFSYDISCPKTWLKFRGSCYNFDSVVLRMPLEEAREHCRRKENSSDVLTIRDENENRFFLEQMKNVYDGFQTVWLGIYYNTDKDALTWVDDSALGYSNWRSKAPDVSVMRADTCVSTRVSDAEWFLASCTDKLGFICKTRTAEVQEVEIEPVNGLHHGIVPAAVLVAVLFFALLAGLLWFIYKRNAVHFHRLPSLGSAYYRQGDSQATDSDGNVLLADLETQTEE; via the exons ATGCGAGGACGCCGTGTAAGTGTTCGTCCGCGGTCCGAGGGAGTGATTTTTGCCCTCTGCACGGCGCTGCTTATGAACAGCTACACCCGCGCTGCTCCACAAGATGAAGAAGTTCTGGACACAAGTCAACTTGCCGAGCTGTACA ATAAAGGTGTGTTCCTTCTTGAGAGCGTGTCCCAGCAGAGGTGTCTCCATGCCAACtcctctggtctctctctgacCAGCTGCGATCGCCCCACTGCCTCCTTGCTCTGGAAGTGGGTGTCCCACTATCGCCTCTTCAACTTGGGTACCAGTCAGTGCCTGGGCCTCAATACGACTATCCGACAGCAGGCTGAAGTGGGCATCTATGAGTGTGATTTTCCACTCTACACCATGTGGTGGCGCTGTCGGGGAAATGTACTGTATGGAGCTTCCCAAAACAAGCTTGCAACGATGGGCACGAAGGTGGTGGTAAAAAAAGTTAGCCTGCACGAGTGGAGGATCCATGGGGCGGCTGGAGAGGCACCCTGCGCGTACCCATATGAAG AAATCCACACTCTGCTGGGGAATGTCCATGGTAGGCCTTGTGTCATGCCCTTCCAGTACAACAATAAATGGTATTGGGACTGCACCTCAGAGGGCCGAGAGGACCAACATCTCTGGTGTGCCACCACAAGCCGCTATGACCAGGACGAGAAGTGGGGCTTCTGCCCAACTGCAG TGTCTGGCTGTGGTCAGCTGTGGGAGAGTAATGCCAATCTGAAGGCTTGCTATCAGTTCAACCTCTACTCCCTTCTCACCTGGAGCCAAGCACTCATCTCCTGCCAGTCACAAGGAGGCAGCCTCCTCTCCATCACACACGCCGCAGAACACAGCTACATTAGAG AAAGACTTGCGGACATGGGTGTTATGGTGTGGACTGGACTAAATCATCTGGCCGATGCCGGGGGGTGGCGGTGGGCAGATGGATCTCCCCTGGCTTTGCTCCAGTATATCTCAG ACATGGCATCGACAGCGGTACAGCAGGGCCATCTGTGTGGGGTATTTAACTCCGGTCTGGGGCAAGGACACTGGCAGAGTCTGTCCTGCGACTCTGCTCTGCCTTACATTTGCAAGAAGACCCTAACAGAAAGCAGGAGAGTCGAGCCTCTGG AAAACTGGCAGTATAAGCAAACAATATGTCCAGATGGCTGGTTTGATCACAATGGCTTCTGCTATCACTATGTGAATGAGACGAGTAGCTGGGATAACTCCTCTAGTACCTGCAAGGCTCTCGGAGCACACCTGACTTCCATCCATTCACTCTCGGAGCTGGAGATGCTGCTGGCACTCATTAGTAATG CCTCTGACCCAAAGGTGTGGATTGGTATGTCCATTGAGGCCGATTTTCCAGCAGTCGAATGGTCAGACCGTTCAGCGGTCACGTTTACATCCTGGCATTGGCAAGAGCCGTCTCGTCACCTTGGAGACAGACGCCTGTGCGCCACTGCCAACAGGAAG AATGGTAACTGGCAGCTTGAGGAGTGTCAGAAGAAGCATCCAGCAGTGTGTCGCACTTCAGGCCTTGTAGCCTTACACCCAGCAGGAGAATGGGACGAAGGCTGTCCAGAG gGCTGGAAGAGGAAAGGACACTTCTGTTATAAGGTCGCAGACCAGGAACAGACCTTTGAGGATGCAGCAAAAGGTTATTACTGTAAATCACCTCTAGTCAACATTGGAGACAG GTTTGAGCAGGCCTTCCTGAACAGCCTGATCAGTGCGAAGAACAAGTCAGCTTCCCAGTTCTACTGGACCGCTCTGCAGGACCGGAACAGGAGCGGAGAGTACCGCTGGCTGACCCAGAACGGCTCTACAACAGCACCCACCTACACCAACTGGAACCAGTTCCAGCCTG CGAGCAGAGGAGGCTGTGTGGTGATGAAAGGCGGGCAGTCTCTGGGCCACTGGGAGGTGAAGAACTGTGACACCCATAAGGCCTTGGCCGTGTGCAAACAGAGTGTGAGCAGTTACCACGACGCCCTGATGCCTGTGTCCCATGTGGACATGTTTGCACCCTGTAAAGAAGGATGGGAGAGTGGTCCCGGTCTGCTTGACTGCTACAAG GTGTTTCACAATGAGAAGATCTTGATGGGCCGCTCGTGGTCAGAGGCGGAGTTTTTCTGCAGAGCTCTCGGCGCTGACCTGGCCAGCTTCAGTCACTATGAAGACGAGGCCTTTGTCAAACGGCTCCTCACTAAGATGTTCCAGAG TACAGAGGGACGTTGGTTCTGGGTTGGCTTCACCAAGAGAGACCCACAGTCCGCTGGAGCCTGGGAGTGGTCAGATGGCACACCG GTGGTGACATCGTTCATAGATGATAAGAATGAGGAAGTGGGTGGAAAAGACTGTGCAGTTTACAGCGATCTGatcaacacactcacaccccgGCCCTGTGACGCCAAGTATGAATGGATTTGCAAAGTGCCCAGAG GTGTGGAGTTAACAAAGCCTTACTGGTACAACAACC AGAACGAGCCGTGGGTGTTCTACCGTGGAGCAGAGTATTTACCTGCCAGCCAGCCGTTCCCCTGGGACTCTGTGTCATTTGCATGTAAGATGTTGGGAGCAGACCTGCTGTCCATACACTCCAAAGACGAGCTGACCTTTGTCAAAGAGCGCATTTCAAAA GTTTCTCATGCATCTGCTGAATGGTGGATTGGCCTCTCGGCTGGTGTTGGGCATGAAGGCTACAG TTGGACTGATGGAACTGCCCTGGATTATGAGAACTGGAAATTTGGAATTCCTATTACGGAAGATGGAAAAAAGTGCATCTCTATGTCCTCTTTAACTG GTGAGTGGTCGACAGGCCTCTGTGCGGATCTTCATGGCTATGTGTGCAAACGCAGAACTGTTTCTGTGATGGAGATTCCGCGGGAGCCTCATTTTATTGGTGCCTGCCCAGAGAACTGGTTCTACTTTGGTCACAAG TGTCTGCTGCTCCACCTCCCAACTCGGCCAGAGGAGGGGAAGAGCTGGAAGGATGCTCAGTCCATCTGTTCCAACTTCCAAGGCACACTGGTAGCCATAGAGAATGAAATTGAGCAAG CTTACGTCACCATGTTGCTCCATGGCGAGTCTATGGGCGTTTGGATCGGTTTGAGGGACGCAGACACCATGAAGTGGGCCAGTGGCAAATCGGTCACTTACACTAACTGGTCTCCTGTAGAACCCAAGAGCTCCCTCAGT GAGGACTGGATGAACACTGCGAGTGTAGGGAATGAACCACTCTGTACTGTTCTGTCCAACAATCACAACTTCCACTTTACCGGGAAATGGTATGACGAGAAGTGTACCCAGAGTGGCTATGGCTTCATCTGTCAAAAACAACAAG ATAAGACCAAACGTCCATCTCAATCATATCACGACCCCGCCTCCCTAGACGTCTCTCAGTACCGGAATCGTAGCTACCGTGTTGTCCACGGAAACTTGAACTGGTATGAAGCCCTCAGTGCCTGTCTGGAGAAAAAAGCAGAGCTGGTCAGCATCACAGATCCGTTCCATCAGGCTTACCTTACTGTTCTGGTCAACAGACTGGGAGGCGCTTACTGGATCGGACTCTACAGCGAGGAT GATGGTATAAATTACCAGTGGTCTGACCGGAGTGACACTGTGTTCACGCACTGGGACTCAGCCGAAGATGACGATAGTGATGATGACTTTGTTTTGGGAAATTGTGTGTACATGAACGTCACAGGAGCCTGGAGGAGAGCGGACTGTGACATGTCTCTGAAAGGAGCACTGTGCTATATACCTCCACTTA AAAGCAGTGCATTCTCCTATGATATTTCGTGCCCAAAAACATGGCTGAAGTTTCGTGGGAGCTGCTATAATTTTGACTCTGTCGTTCTGAGAATGCCCCTAGAGGAAGCGAGAGAGCACTGCAGGAGAAAAG agaATTCCTCAGATGTTTTGACGATCCGGGACGAGAATGAGAACCGGTTCTtcctggagcagatgaagaatGTTTATGATGGCTTTCAGACTGTTTGGTTGGGCATTTACTACAACACAGACA AAGATGCTCTAACGTGGGTGGACGACTCTGCACTGGGCTATTCCAACTGGCGTTCAAAGGCACCGGACGTGAGTGTGATGAGGGCAGACACGTGTGTGTCGACGCGGGTATCGGATGCTGAGTGGTTTCTGGCCAGCTGCACGGACAAGCTAGGCTTTATCTGCAAAACTCGTACAG